One genomic window of Puniceibacterium sp. IMCC21224 includes the following:
- a CDS encoding ethanolamine ammonia-lyase reactivating factor EutA translates to MADEKKSPRHTIDDHMFGEFYAHEHGPDADHEHDDIDPGPLEENPIWQRDNVALTSVGIDIGSSGTQVIFSTIHLQRVASSHASRYVIVDRKTAYESPVAFTPYDGETEIDARALGEIIDNAYAQAAVRPADIDTGVVILTGEALRRENAEAIAEIVAQKGGDFVTATAGNHMEAMLAAYGSGAAKASHDGQCKILNLDIGGGTTKMALCENGQVRWTAALHVGGRLIATEDGHVSRAEPVGRHHARAAGIELELGSPCPPDALARIAAHMGRILVAAVATRPMPQDVAELFLTDTPDSIEGLAGVMVSGGVGEYVAERESRDFGDLGYHLGPVLRAHIDSGDFGAPLIEAAACIRATALGASEYSVQLSGQTSTITSPGRILPRRSMQVLKPGIDLMTTPAADEIARVTRAHFEAFDLRPDADEVALAFEFNGAPDYASIRRLADGIVAAMRPRLDGGHPLYVMIDGDIAQTLGGILRDELKLPNDLLVLDGLSLRDFDYIDLGKIRLPSFTVPVTVKSLLFSEDPRGPRRQERIQFQPPEQGHSQPHGHTHDHSHGHAHHHGTVPAQDSGPKGGTQG, encoded by the coding sequence ATGGCCGACGAAAAGAAATCACCACGCCACACGATCGACGACCATATGTTCGGCGAGTTCTATGCGCACGAGCATGGCCCGGACGCCGATCACGAACATGACGACATCGACCCCGGCCCGCTTGAGGAAAATCCGATCTGGCAACGCGACAATGTTGCGCTGACCAGCGTTGGCATCGACATCGGGTCGTCGGGGACGCAGGTGATCTTTTCGACAATTCATTTGCAACGCGTCGCCAGCAGCCACGCCTCGCGCTATGTCATTGTTGATCGCAAGACGGCCTATGAATCTCCGGTCGCCTTTACCCCCTATGACGGGGAAACCGAAATCGACGCCCGTGCATTGGGCGAAATCATCGACAACGCTTATGCTCAGGCGGCAGTGCGCCCCGCAGATATCGACACCGGCGTGGTGATCCTGACCGGCGAAGCGCTGCGGCGCGAAAACGCCGAAGCCATTGCCGAGATCGTCGCGCAGAAAGGCGGGGATTTTGTCACAGCGACTGCCGGCAACCATATGGAAGCGATGCTTGCCGCCTATGGATCAGGCGCTGCTAAGGCCAGCCATGATGGCCAATGCAAAATTCTTAACCTCGATATCGGCGGCGGCACCACCAAGATGGCGTTGTGTGAGAATGGGCAGGTGCGCTGGACGGCAGCGTTGCATGTCGGCGGACGGCTGATCGCGACCGAGGATGGACATGTCAGCCGCGCCGAGCCGGTCGGCCGCCATCACGCCCGCGCCGCCGGGATCGAGCTTGAGCTGGGCAGCCCCTGCCCGCCCGACGCGCTCGCCCGGATTGCCGCCCATATGGGGCGGATTCTTGTTGCTGCGGTTGCGACCCGGCCGATGCCGCAGGACGTGGCAGAACTGTTCCTGACCGACACGCCAGACTCGATCGAGGGGCTTGCTGGGGTGATGGTTTCAGGCGGGGTTGGCGAATACGTCGCGGAACGTGAAAGCCGGGATTTCGGCGATCTTGGCTACCATTTGGGGCCCGTCCTGCGCGCGCATATCGACTCCGGTGACTTTGGCGCGCCACTGATCGAGGCCGCGGCCTGTATTCGGGCAACCGCCCTCGGCGCTTCGGAATACTCGGTGCAGCTCTCCGGGCAGACGTCGACTATCACCTCGCCGGGTCGCATATTGCCGCGCCGCTCGATGCAGGTCCTGAAGCCGGGGATTGATCTGATGACCACCCCCGCAGCCGATGAGATTGCGCGCGTCACCCGCGCACATTTCGAGGCGTTTGACCTTAGACCCGACGCGGATGAGGTGGCTCTGGCCTTTGAATTCAACGGCGCGCCCGACTATGCCTCAATTCGGCGCCTTGCCGATGGGATCGTCGCTGCGATGCGCCCGCGCCTTGATGGCGGGCATCCGCTCTATGTGATGATCGACGGCGATATCGCCCAGACTCTGGGTGGCATCCTGCGCGATGAACTGAAGCTTCCGAACGATTTGCTGGTCCTCGACGGATTGTCGCTACGGGATTTCGACTATATCGACCTTGGCAAGATCCGCCTGCCGTCATTTACAGTGCCGGTGACAGTGAAATCGCTGCTGTTCTCAGAAGACCCCCGTGGACCCAGACGACAAGAGCGCATACAGTTCCAGCCACCCGAGCAAGGCCATTCCCAGCCGCACGGACATACCCATGACCATAGTCACGGACATGCGCACCATCACGGGACAGTCCCGGCGCAGGATTCCGGCCCCAAGGGCGGCACGCAGGGATGA
- a CDS encoding alpha/beta hydrolase, with translation MPIAEIDGIETRYEVMGDGPPLLMYSPGGFDARIEKWSDLGVYKRIRLLDHLPQHFRCILFDRRENGQSGGRVEVVTWQHFVRQGAGLLDHLGVDKAHIMGGCMGCCPVSAFGVALPERTLSMVHFWPVGGPNYRISGHQRFARHLAYAEENGMQGVVDLARSHDKNFSADPRCGPWAQPIRNSEAFASAYAAMDLSRYLLTVNAMYRGLIDRDTSPGAEPEQLMQLDIPSLIVPGADNFHSTSAARYMQECLQGSEYWDIPADDLTEQNAPTRLIDFLKSAD, from the coding sequence ATGCCAATTGCTGAAATCGACGGGATTGAAACCCGTTACGAGGTCATGGGCGATGGTCCGCCCCTGTTGATGTATTCCCCCGGCGGGTTTGACGCGCGGATCGAAAAGTGGAGCGACCTGGGCGTTTACAAGCGTATCCGGCTGCTCGACCACCTGCCACAGCACTTTCGCTGCATCCTGTTTGACCGCCGCGAGAACGGCCAGTCGGGCGGGCGTGTCGAAGTGGTGACATGGCAACATTTTGTGCGTCAGGGTGCCGGACTACTGGATCATCTCGGGGTGGACAAGGCGCATATCATGGGCGGGTGCATGGGATGCTGCCCGGTGTCGGCCTTTGGTGTGGCCCTGCCAGAGCGTACGCTTTCGATGGTGCATTTCTGGCCGGTTGGTGGCCCTAATTATCGGATCAGCGGCCACCAACGCTTTGCCCGCCACCTCGCCTATGCCGAGGAAAACGGCATGCAGGGCGTGGTTGATCTGGCCCGCAGCCATGACAAGAACTTTTCCGCTGATCCGCGCTGTGGTCCCTGGGCGCAACCGATCCGCAATTCCGAGGCGTTTGCCAGCGCTTATGCCGCAATGGATTTGTCGCGATATCTGCTGACAGTCAACGCCATGTATCGCGGGCTGATTGACCGCGATACATCGCCGGGCGCCGAACCAGAACAGTTGATGCAGCTCGACATTCCGTCGTTGATTGTACCTGGGGCGGATAATTTTCACTCTACCTCCGCTGCCCGCTATATGCAGGAATGTCTGCAAGGATCGGAGTACTGGGACATCCCGGCTGATGACCTGACCGAACAGAACGCCCCGACGCGACTGATCGACTTTCTCAAATCAGCAGACTGA
- a CDS encoding cupin domain-containing protein yields the protein MNTHAIVSDKLADKFKTEKETPYTRFVAAEGLDIISGTYVPSLHEVELKPWARRGGNAVFINHDASRTTNDCYVMEIPPGSKLTPHRQLFEETILILSGRGSTVVWDDKGSKVSFEWGPGAIFGIPLNAQHQHFNGSGSEPARFVSVTNMPPLMNVFEDPEFLFGTSFNFEGRFNGEPEYFADQGEQNGLMMETNFVADAVNLPLIEAKERGAGGGHIRFQLAKCSMNSHISQFPVGTYKKCHRHGPGAHVIILSGEGFSLMWPEGSEPQRYEWKPGSMIVPPNMWYHQHFNTGKTPARYLAFKYEGVAIRNAQGVPKAWISQRIGGDQIDYADESQEVRSMFAEALATNGLTPQMDRAYEAEIPDLPPKS from the coding sequence ATGAACACGCATGCCATCGTGTCAGACAAGCTTGCCGACAAGTTCAAGACCGAGAAGGAAACGCCCTATACCCGCTTTGTTGCGGCCGAGGGCCTGGACATCATCAGCGGCACCTATGTGCCCTCGCTGCACGAGGTCGAGCTGAAGCCCTGGGCCCGTCGCGGCGGCAATGCGGTGTTCATAAACCATGATGCCAGCCGCACTACCAATGACTGCTACGTCATGGAGATCCCGCCGGGCAGCAAGCTGACCCCCCACCGCCAACTTTTTGAAGAGACGATATTGATCCTGTCCGGTCGCGGGTCGACCGTGGTTTGGGACGACAAGGGTAGCAAAGTCAGCTTTGAATGGGGCCCGGGCGCGATCTTTGGCATCCCGCTGAACGCGCAGCATCAGCACTTCAACGGCTCGGGCAGCGAACCGGCGCGTTTTGTGTCCGTGACCAACATGCCGCCCCTGATGAACGTTTTCGAAGATCCCGAGTTCCTGTTCGGTACATCCTTCAACTTCGAGGGCCGGTTCAACGGTGAGCCCGAGTATTTCGCCGATCAGGGCGAACAGAACGGCCTGATGATGGAAACGAACTTTGTCGCCGACGCGGTCAATCTGCCGCTGATCGAAGCCAAGGAACGCGGTGCCGGCGGCGGTCACATCCGGTTCCAGCTGGCGAAATGTTCGATGAACAGCCACATCAGCCAGTTCCCGGTTGGCACCTACAAGAAATGCCACCGCCACGGCCCGGGCGCGCATGTGATCATCCTGTCTGGCGAAGGTTTCAGCCTGATGTGGCCCGAAGGGTCCGAGCCGCAGCGTTATGAATGGAAGCCCGGCAGCATGATCGTGCCACCCAACATGTGGTATCACCAGCATTTCAACACCGGCAAGACCCCGGCCCGCTACCTCGCCTTCAAATACGAAGGCGTCGCCATCCGCAACGCGCAGGGCGTGCCCAAGGCGTGGATTTCGCAGCGGATCGGCGGCGATCAGATCGACTATGCCGACGAGTCACAAGAGGTCCGTTCGATGTTTGCCGAGGCGCTTGCCACCAACGGCCTGACGCCGCAAATGGACCGCGCATATGAGGCCGAGATCCCCGATCTCCCGCCGAAATCCTGA
- a CDS encoding sulfite exporter TauE/SafE family protein gives MRRLFVPAFAMAMMAAGAACAHVQDTALLGGAGGASFFSLGVLLGLAHALDGDHLAAVAAMINRREPRRAMAARGALWGLGHTLALMVICTSVVLLGLTISGQLEAALEFTVGVMIVGLGLRVLWKLRSERIHLHVHNHGQAQHVHLHSHAGDPQNHAEARHAHKHRRGGMATLGIGLVHGAAGSASLVVLAVATADSTGEAIGYFAAFGLGTMLGMTALTTLASWPLERLQRSAAWMQGVTTVAIGTLAVTIGSALAYESFGGMALF, from the coding sequence ATGAGGCGGCTGTTTGTTCCCGCCTTTGCAATGGCGATGATGGCCGCGGGCGCTGCTTGCGCCCATGTTCAGGATACCGCGCTTCTTGGCGGGGCAGGGGGCGCATCGTTTTTTTCTCTTGGCGTGCTGTTGGGATTGGCGCATGCGCTGGATGGTGACCATCTTGCCGCTGTTGCCGCGATGATCAACCGGCGCGAACCGCGCAGGGCGATGGCGGCTCGGGGCGCGCTCTGGGGTCTTGGGCACACTCTTGCGCTCATGGTGATCTGTACCTCGGTTGTGTTGCTTGGGCTTACCATTTCTGGTCAGCTCGAAGCGGCGTTGGAATTTACGGTCGGTGTGATGATTGTTGGGCTTGGACTGCGGGTGCTCTGGAAACTGCGCAGCGAGCGTATTCACCTGCATGTTCACAACCACGGACAGGCGCAGCACGTCCACCTGCACAGCCACGCCGGGGATCCGCAAAACCATGCCGAGGCCAGGCACGCGCACAAGCACCGTCGCGGCGGCATGGCGACCCTTGGGATAGGCCTTGTGCATGGGGCGGCGGGGTCGGCCAGCCTTGTGGTGCTGGCGGTCGCAACTGCGGATTCGACTGGCGAGGCTATCGGGTATTTCGCCGCCTTCGGGCTGGGAACCATGTTGGGGATGACCGCGCTTACCACGCTGGCATCCTGGCCGCTGGAGCGGCTCCAGCGCAGCGCGGCATGGATGCAGGGCGTCACCACTGTGGCGATCGGCACACTTGCGGTCACAATCGGCAGCGCACTGGCCTACGAAAGTTTCGGTGGAATGGCGTTGTTCTGA
- a CDS encoding 3-methyl-2-oxobutanoate hydroxymethyltransferase — translation MDKVTIPELHRMKRDGEKIFGVVAWDTHMAAIADRVGVEIVSVGDTVGKNMWGRDTMFDISMDEMICVTRAVRQGVKRALLSADFPYGPLQEGVNEAVRAAIRFVKEAGVDLIKLDGAADYPEAVTALTRAGIPVWAQFGMTPQTAMAMGIPYENQAAAGQDVVSGMEAKMLADAKMLEDAGAVLLDFTNSGPVVGPKVVSASGVPVIGGFGGGPWLDGRVRLAQAAVGYNAAALDKEPKGYANVARVIHDALAECASDVREARQIKGQPGRN, via the coding sequence ATGGACAAGGTGACAATCCCGGAGTTGCACCGGATGAAGCGCGACGGCGAAAAGATTTTCGGCGTTGTCGCATGGGATACGCACATGGCCGCGATTGCCGATCGCGTCGGGGTCGAGATCGTGTCGGTGGGCGATACGGTCGGAAAGAATATGTGGGGCCGTGACACGATGTTTGACATCTCGATGGACGAGATGATCTGCGTCACCCGCGCCGTGCGTCAGGGTGTCAAGCGGGCTCTGTTGTCAGCCGATTTTCCCTATGGCCCGCTGCAAGAAGGCGTTAACGAGGCCGTGCGCGCCGCGATCCGTTTCGTGAAAGAGGCCGGCGTCGACCTGATCAAGCTGGACGGCGCAGCGGACTACCCCGAGGCGGTCACCGCGCTGACCCGCGCGGGCATTCCTGTCTGGGCACAGTTCGGCATGACACCGCAGACGGCGATGGCGATGGGCATACCTTACGAAAATCAGGCGGCGGCGGGGCAGGATGTGGTGTCCGGCATGGAGGCCAAGATGCTGGCCGATGCAAAGATGCTCGAGGATGCCGGGGCGGTGCTGCTGGATTTCACCAACTCGGGTCCGGTGGTCGGTCCCAAAGTGGTCTCGGCCTCTGGCGTGCCAGTGATCGGCGGTTTTGGCGGGGGTCCCTGGCTGGACGGGCGCGTGCGCCTGGCGCAGGCGGCGGTCGGCTACAACGCCGCCGCGCTCGACAAGGAACCGAAAGGTTATGCCAATGTGGCGCGCGTGATCCACGACGCTTTGGCGGAATGCGCCAGCGACGTCCGCGAAGCCCGCCAGATCAAGGGTCAACCGGGGAGAAACTGA
- a CDS encoding aromatic ring-hydroxylating dioxygenase subunit alpha, translated as MLRKEVNELLTQTGPETAMGDLFRNYWIPALLASELSEDDCPPVRVKLLGERLIAFRDSKGRYGLIDEFCAHRGVSLWFGRNEEEGLRCPYHGWKYDYTGQCIDVPSEAEESGFCTKIKLKGYPLIKIGDVLWTHMGDKENRPPEPAWEFATVPAEQTYTSKRWQESNWLQALEGGIDSSHVSWLHSGSLGTDPLFKGAKGNQYNQNDKKPVFEVVESDGGLMIGARRMAENDQYYWRVTPWVMPSFSMVPPRGDHPVHGHFWVPIDDENCWAWSFDYHPTRALTTTERQAMIDGYGVHNQYVPGSFRPLQNKDNDYQMDREAQKRGETFSGVWGIAMQDASLQESMGPIVDRTRENLVSTDNGIIMARHRLRKAVTALRDKGTLPPGRDTAHQMVRSAARVLPADQPFKDAMMEDLTVRPGVKQTSV; from the coding sequence ATGCTTCGTAAGGAAGTCAACGAATTGCTCACCCAGACCGGGCCCGAAACCGCGATGGGTGACCTTTTCCGCAATTACTGGATTCCGGCGCTGCTGGCGTCGGAACTGTCGGAAGACGATTGCCCGCCCGTGCGCGTGAAACTGCTGGGTGAACGGCTGATCGCCTTTCGTGACAGCAAAGGCCGTTATGGCCTGATCGACGAGTTCTGTGCCCACCGCGGCGTGTCGCTGTGGTTCGGTCGCAACGAGGAAGAGGGCCTGCGCTGCCCCTACCATGGCTGGAAATATGACTATACCGGCCAATGCATCGACGTTCCTTCCGAAGCCGAAGAATCCGGCTTTTGCACCAAAATCAAGCTCAAGGGCTATCCGCTGATCAAGATCGGTGATGTCCTGTGGACACATATGGGCGACAAGGAAAACCGCCCGCCTGAACCCGCGTGGGAATTCGCCACCGTTCCCGCCGAACAGACCTATACCTCGAAACGCTGGCAGGAAAGCAACTGGTTGCAGGCGCTTGAGGGCGGGATCGACAGCTCGCACGTGTCTTGGCTGCACTCCGGCAGCCTGGGAACCGATCCGCTGTTCAAAGGCGCCAAAGGCAACCAATACAATCAGAATGACAAGAAACCGGTCTTTGAAGTGGTCGAAAGCGACGGCGGGCTGATGATCGGTGCGCGTCGAATGGCCGAGAATGACCAGTATTACTGGCGCGTCACGCCCTGGGTTATGCCAAGCTTTTCGATGGTGCCGCCGCGTGGCGACCATCCGGTGCATGGCCATTTCTGGGTGCCGATCGACGACGAGAATTGCTGGGCCTGGTCATTCGACTACCATCCCACCCGCGCCCTCACCACGACCGAGCGGCAGGCGATGATCGACGGCTACGGCGTCCACAACCAATACGTCCCCGGCAGCTTTCGACCGCTGCAAAACAAGGACAACGACTACCAGATGGACCGCGAGGCGCAAAAGCGGGGCGAGACGTTCTCTGGCGTCTGGGGCATCGCAATGCAGGACGCGTCGTTGCAGGAAAGCATGGGGCCGATTGTCGATCGCACGCGCGAAAACCTCGTCTCGACCGACAACGGCATCATCATGGCCCGCCACCGCCTGCGCAAAGCGGTCACAGCCCTCCGGGACAAGGGCACACTGCCACCGGGGCGCGATACGGCGCATCAAATGGTGCGCTCTGCCGCGCGGGTTCTGCCCGCCGACCAGCCGTTCAAGGATGCAATGATGGAAGACCTCACCGTGCGCCCCGGCGTCAAACAGACGTCGGTGTAA
- a CDS encoding IclR family transcriptional regulator: MTDSETPPTRKEVNRNPRRDSTRLSSVTTAIHLLKTFSEQDTELGISDLAKRLGVAKSTVHRLAGALLEEGLLQQNPENGRYALGVGLFSLGSLVRSRLDVTSESKLVLNALRDKTQENVRLAVLERASVVFLHDFESPQTLRLRSNTGQLKPAFCTAEGLCILSGLRDKSLDAFMAFDREKRTEKTEIEEEALRTRIRKVKRQGYAVEDEECDDGTRCIAAPIYNGDGRIVAAVGIAGPRLRIRKRQFPQLAPLAMEAAQDISQRLGYIKRQPIYI, translated from the coding sequence ATGACTGATAGTGAAACCCCCCCCACCCGCAAGGAAGTCAACCGCAACCCGCGCCGCGACAGCACCCGGCTGTCGTCGGTCACAACCGCGATACACCTTCTTAAAACATTTTCCGAACAAGACACAGAGCTGGGCATCAGCGACCTGGCCAAACGCCTTGGCGTCGCCAAAAGCACCGTGCATCGCCTTGCCGGCGCGCTGCTAGAAGAGGGACTGCTACAGCAGAACCCCGAGAACGGTCGGTATGCGCTTGGCGTCGGGCTGTTTTCGCTCGGCTCTCTGGTGCGATCGCGCCTTGACGTGACCAGCGAAAGCAAGCTGGTGCTGAACGCGCTGCGCGACAAAACCCAGGAAAACGTGCGCCTTGCCGTGCTTGAACGCGCCAGCGTGGTCTTCCTGCACGACTTTGAAAGCCCGCAAACTCTGCGCCTGAGGTCGAATACCGGCCAGCTTAAGCCTGCGTTCTGTACCGCCGAGGGGCTGTGCATCCTGTCGGGACTACGGGACAAATCACTCGACGCGTTTATGGCATTTGACCGTGAAAAGCGGACCGAAAAAACCGAGATCGAGGAAGAAGCCCTGCGCACCCGCATCCGCAAGGTCAAGCGGCAGGGCTATGCCGTTGAAGACGAGGAATGCGATGACGGCACCCGCTGTATCGCGGCACCGATCTATAACGGCGATGGCCGCATCGTTGCTGCTGTCGGCATTGCCGGCCCGCGCCTGCGGATTCGCAAGCGTCAGTTCCCGCAACTCGCCCCGCTGGCGATGGAGGCGGCGCAGGATATCTCGCAGCGTCTCGGATATATCAAACGACAGCCGATCTACATCTGA
- a CDS encoding 2Fe-2S iron-sulfur cluster binding domain-containing protein codes for MARITNDRDGESFDCNPDDTILRAALRAGQGMPYSCNVGSCGNCRFELIEGEVVHLRDDAPAWSERDLKRNRWLGCQARPVGDCRVKFRVDPVAVPPAPPIRREAELLETRKITRDITEFTFAIQGSDDFRPGQYALLSAPGIDGGRAYSMANLPGEGVWRFMIKRVPGGGATGYLFDSATPGERISIDGPYGTAWLRQGEERDILLMAGGSGLSPMVSIARGARAAGMLDNRKLEFFYGCRATPDLFEPDNVLTPELAKHVHFTAALSEPGEGWTGQTGFLHDVVKATTGERLAQMDIFFAGPPAMAQAIQLMAHEAGVPQSQLFFDEFY; via the coding sequence ATGGCAAGGATTACCAACGATCGCGACGGAGAAAGTTTCGATTGCAACCCCGACGATACGATCCTGCGGGCGGCTCTGCGGGCTGGGCAGGGGATGCCGTATTCGTGCAACGTCGGCTCGTGCGGCAATTGCCGATTCGAGCTGATCGAGGGCGAAGTGGTGCACCTGCGCGACGACGCCCCGGCCTGGAGCGAACGGGATCTCAAGCGCAACAGATGGCTGGGCTGTCAGGCCCGGCCCGTTGGCGATTGCCGGGTGAAATTTCGCGTCGACCCTGTGGCCGTACCACCAGCCCCGCCAATTCGGCGCGAAGCCGAATTGCTGGAGACCCGGAAGATCACCCGCGACATCACCGAATTCACCTTTGCGATCCAAGGGTCGGATGATTTCCGCCCCGGGCAATATGCCCTGCTCTCGGCCCCCGGGATCGACGGCGGGCGCGCCTATTCAATGGCGAACCTCCCCGGCGAAGGTGTCTGGCGGTTTATGATCAAACGGGTGCCCGGAGGCGGCGCGACGGGCTATCTGTTTGACAGCGCAACGCCGGGCGAGCGGATTTCAATCGACGGCCCCTATGGAACCGCCTGGCTGCGCCAGGGCGAAGAGCGCGATATACTGCTGATGGCGGGCGGTTCCGGCCTGTCGCCCATGGTGTCAATCGCCCGCGGTGCCCGCGCCGCCGGGATGCTCGACAATCGCAAGCTCGAATTCTTTTATGGCTGCCGCGCCACGCCCGATCTTTTTGAGCCGGACAATGTGCTTACGCCTGAACTGGCCAAACACGTCCACTTTACCGCCGCCTTGTCCGAACCCGGTGAGGGCTGGACCGGGCAGACCGGGTTCCTCCATGACGTGGTCAAGGCCACGACAGGCGAACGGTTGGCGCAGATGGATATCTTTTTTGCCGGCCCACCCGCGATGGCGCAGGCCATCCAGCTGATGGCCCATGAGGCCGGTGTACCGCAATCACAGCTATTTTTCGACGAGTTCTATTGA
- a CDS encoding ABC transporter substrate-binding protein, whose product MSNISLTLGCWDYDRVQPLIDGRVRPAGIDLTFLNMIVEETFFRMLRNHEFDACEMSMSSYTVSLTRPDRPFVAIPVFPSRFFRHSCIYVNAAAGIEKPEDLIGKRIGVPEYQMTAPVWIRGILQDYHNVPVDSVTYVTGGEETPNRDEKLKLDLPDRIRIERIGPTDTLAQMLADGRIDALHTARKPSTFDGQKVKRLFPDFVPVEQAYWRDTGIFPIMHVIAIRRDVYEANRWVAMNLFKAFREAQALCYEGLQETAALKGMLPWFNAHVEETLAMMGPDFWPYGLDKNRDTLETFLRYHHEQGLSPRKLEVEEMFAPEVLEEFVI is encoded by the coding sequence ATGAGCAACATCAGCCTGACGCTGGGGTGCTGGGATTACGACCGGGTTCAGCCGTTGATCGATGGGCGGGTGCGTCCGGCGGGGATCGACCTCACCTTTCTTAACATGATTGTCGAGGAAACGTTTTTTCGCATGCTGCGCAATCACGAGTTCGATGCCTGCGAAATGTCGATGTCATCTTACACGGTTTCCCTGACACGGCCTGACCGCCCGTTTGTGGCGATCCCGGTGTTTCCCAGCCGGTTCTTTCGACACTCGTGCATTTACGTCAATGCCGCTGCGGGGATCGAAAAGCCCGAGGATCTGATCGGCAAACGGATTGGCGTTCCCGAATACCAGATGACCGCGCCAGTGTGGATCAGGGGCATCCTTCAGGATTACCACAACGTGCCGGTCGACAGCGTGACCTATGTTACGGGCGGCGAAGAAACCCCGAACCGCGATGAGAAACTCAAGCTTGACTTGCCCGACCGGATCCGAATCGAACGGATCGGGCCGACTGATACGCTGGCGCAGATGTTGGCCGACGGGCGGATTGATGCGCTGCACACCGCGCGCAAACCATCGACGTTCGACGGGCAAAAGGTAAAACGCCTGTTTCCCGATTTTGTGCCGGTCGAACAGGCCTATTGGCGCGACACCGGGATCTTTCCGATCATGCACGTGATTGCCATCCGGCGCGACGTCTACGAGGCAAACCGCTGGGTCGCGATGAACCTGTTCAAGGCGTTCCGCGAGGCGCAGGCGCTTTGCTACGAGGGATTGCAAGAGACGGCGGCGCTCAAGGGGATGCTGCCATGGTTCAACGCCCACGTTGAAGAAACGCTGGCCATGATGGGACCGGATTTCTGGCCCTACGGGCTGGATAAGAACCGCGACACGCTGGAAACCTTTCTGCGCTACCACCACGAGCAGGGGCTGTCGCCGCGCAAACTGGAGGTGGAAGAGATGTTCGCCCCAGAGGTGCTCGAAGAATTCGTGATCTGA